The genome window ACCTTGACGAAACCGGCGGCGCGGTAGAGATGCGCCGCGGCCTCGAGGGCGCCCACCGTCCAGAGGAAGATCGAGACGTACCCCTCGTCGCGCGCGAACGCGACCGCCTCCTCCAGCAGGCGCCGGCCGATCCCCGACCCGCGCGCTTCGGGGACGACGAGGTAGAAGCGCAGCTGCGCGATGTCGTCGGAGGCGTCCACGATCGCCACGCAACCGAGGAACTTCCCGTCTCGCTCGGCGATCCAGAGCCGTTCACGCGAGGAGCCGCGCAATGCCAGTTCCGAGAGCGGCCCGGCGACGTAGGCTTCGAAGCTCGCGTCGAAGCCGTATTCCCTCGAGTAGAGATCGCCGTGGAGGTGGACGATCGTCCCGAGGTCTCCGGGGCGGAGGGAGGTGCGGAGGGTGAAGGGGAAGGGCGCTCTCATCGGGGTTTCCGAACGCGCTTTCGCGGGGAGGGCGTCATCCTCCCGGGGCGTGGCTCCGCGACTCCCCTACGCCAGTAAGGATCGGCCGCCTGCCTCGCCTCGTCCAGGATCTCCTGAAGCTCTCCGGGGCGCAGTCGCGTCTTCACGCTCGGGATGTCGAGAGGAGAGGCCGCCTCACGGAGTGGGCGAACGGCGAAAACGCTCCCGTCCCGCCTGCGGATGCGGACCTCACCCTCCTTCGACGCCTCGTCGAGAACGGCGGCGAGCTGCTGCCGCGCATCGGAGTAGGTATAGACCTTCATCACGTCACCTCGAGAACTTCGACGCCGACTTCCGCGGCCACCTGGCGCAGGCGGTGATCGAGGGTAAGCAAAGGCGCATGGGCCCTGGACGCCGCCGCGAGCATGTAGGCGTCGTAGGCATAACTCCGGGTCAATGCCGCGATCCGGAGTGCCGCGTCCATCGAGACCTCGACCGTTCGAATCGGAATCTCCATGAACAACGCCCAGGCGTCGATCAACTGTCGCTCGTCGATGCGGCCCCGCCGGTGCGCGACGATGAGCGCGTTCCCAACCTCCCACGGTACGGAGGCGGGCGCGACGAGCCCCGCCCCCCGAGTCGCCCGCACGATCGCATCGCGCTCGGGTTCCCCCAGGACTACCGCCACCACGGCGGAGGTATCCAACACGATCCGCATGTCGCCTCCGTGTTGGCCAATTGTACAAGTCGTGGCCCGGAGGTCAAGCCGAGAACGGAGGGGCACCCGCCGCCCCCTCCTCGGCGCTCACCCCAGAGAAACCCCGCCGCGAACCACCACCCCCGACCCCTCGGCCACGAAAGCCGACGACGGGGGACGCGACAGCACCGTCTCGAACTCCGCGCCGTAGAGCGGTGCGACCGGCCCCTCGAAGGACGCCGCATCCGCCTTCCAGACGCGCCAGGGCGGGTGCTCGACGCGGTACTCGACCGTCGAGCCGTCGCGCTGGGTCACGTACCCCCAGTAGTGCTCGGTGATGAACTCCTCCTCCGAACCCGAGGCCGGGAGCACGGGTTCGCCGGAGAAGGCCGCCGAGAGCGAGTAGCGATGACCTGCGAGGCTCCAGCCGTATCGGGCACGGCCGGGGACGACGACGTCATGGTCCATCGGCAGGGCGACGTAGTTCTCGTTGTAGACGGTGCGCGCGACCCAGGCGATCGCGGCCTTCGGGACGATCTCCTTCACGAAGACGACGCCGCGACGCCGTCCTTCCGGCCCTTCGCGCCGCACGTAGCAGCGGAGGTTCACCTCGTCGAAGTCGCGGTGGAACGGGATCGGGATCGATCGGACGCGGGTGTCGAGGAACCGGAAGCCGACGACGCTGACGAAGGTGCGGCCGTTCCAGAGGTCGATCGTGGTCCCGCGGGGGGTGCGCGCGCGAAGCAGCTCCGGGTCGATCTCCCAGTTGAGCATCACGAGCGTGCGCCAGTCGGCGGTCAGGAAGACCGGCGCCTCCTGCGCGGTGCTCACGGCGCCTCGTCGTCTCCCCCGCCCGGACCGGCGGCGTTCCCGGCCGTGGCGTCCTCGAGGATCTGGCGCGCACGCTCGAGATCCTCTTCGGAGACGTAAACCTCGACACCGCGCGCGAAGCTCAGCGCCGGATCGACCGACCCGCAGTCGTCGGAGAAGACGATCGCCCGGATGCCTTCGGAGGCGAGCACGCCCGCGACGAAATCCGCCTCGTGGCGCGACGAAAAGGTCTTCAGGAGCGCCGGGGCCGCATGTCCGCTCATCGACTCGCCGGTCATCGGTTCACCTCGTGCCGCCGGGGGGCGGCGAAGGATCCTCGACATCAGGAGAACAGCGGTGGGGGGGCCTGTCAAACCGACCCGGCTCAGAACCCCTGGACGGCCTTCAACGCGGGCTCGACGAACACCGCCGGCCACAGGCCGCCCAGCGTGACGAGCACGACGCACAACATCACCGCGGCGAGGATCGGCGCCGGGACCGTGAACGGCTCGGCCTGCTCGTCCTTCTCGATGAACATCCACCGGGCGACGTTCAGGTAGTAGAACAGCGCCACGACGGCGAGGACCGCGCCGAGGAAGACCAGCCACCACAACCCCGCCTTCCCGGCGGCGAGGAAGACGTAGAGTTTCCCCCAGAAGCCGAGCACGAACGGGATCCCGCCGAGCGAGAGGAGGAAGACGAGGAACGCCCCGGCGACCGCGGGCGATCGACGCACGAGGCCGCGCACCCCCTCGAGCGTCGGCTCGATCCCCGCGGCCTCGATCGCCGCGATCGCGAGGAAGGCGCCGGCGTTGGAGAACAGGTAGGCGACGAAGTAGAAGAGCGCCATTCCCGCGCCGAAGTCGGTCCCGGCGGCGAGCGCGGTGAGGACGTATCCGACGTGCGCGACGCCGGAGTACGCGAGCAGACGCTTGAGGTTCGTCTGCGGGAGCGCGAGGAGATTGCCGAGGACCATCGTGAGGCCGGCGAAGACCGCCAGGGTGGGAAGCCACGACTCCGTCCGCCCGGCGAACGCCTCGAGCCACAACCGGAACAACGCGACGACCGCCGCCGCCTTCGGCGCGACGGAGAGGAACGCGACGATGGGGGTCGGCGCGGCCTGGTAGGTGTCCGGCGCCCACAGGTAGAACGGGAACATCGCCACCTTGAAACCGAAGCCGACGAGGAGCATCACGAGACCGAGCTCGAACAGCGACGGGTGCTGGAGGACGCCCGCCTGCATCCAGAAGGTCGTCCCCGCGGCCGCGAAGATCAGGCCGAGGCCGAGCACGAGGAACGCGGACGACACGCTCCCGAACAGGAAGATCTTCAGAGCCCCCTCGGGGGACTCCGGCCGCGTCTTGTCGATCGCGGCGAGGGCGTAGAGCGGGATCGACAGCAGCTCGAAGGCCACGAACAGCGTCAGATACTCGCGCGCGCTGGCGAGCGAGCACGCCCCGACCATCGCGAACAGGAGCAGGATGAGGTACTCCCCCGACCGCCGCTCGAACCCGCGCGCGGAGGCGTACGCCGACGACGCGAGCACGGTGAGCACGCCGGTCGCGAGAACGATGCGCTTGAGGTAGAGGGCGAAACCGTCCTGGATCCACGCGTCGGTGAAGACGGCGCCGGGCGAGAGACGGAACGAGAACCCGAGCAGCAGGCACAGGCCGATCAGCGCCACCCAGTAGAGCGGCGCTTTGCTCCTCTCGCGGCCGCCCGCGAGGTCGAGGGCGAGGACGGCGATCGCGAGGGCGGTGAGCCCCGCTTCGACGACGACGGCGCCCCAGTCCATCACAGGCCGCCTCCGAATCGCGCGAGGATCTCCCCCACCCCGACGTGGATGGGATCGAGCATCAGCCGCGGCCAGACTCCGAGCACCACCAGGAGCGTGGCGAGGACGACCGGCGTCCACCACTCCGAGCCTTCGAGGTCCCCGAGGTGGATCTCGTGCGCGGGCTTCGGGCCGTAGAAGATGACCCGCACCGCGCGGAGCACGTACAGCGCGGTGATGAAGGCCCCCGCGAGCGCGGGGAGGAGCCACCAGGGGTGGTCCGACGTCCAGGTGCCGAGGAAGACGAGGAACTCGGCGACGAACCCGGCGAGCCCGGGAAGGCCCAGCGAGGACAGCCCGGCGATCACGAAGAACGCGGCCATCCCCGGCATCGCGTCGGCGAAGCCGCCCATCTTCGTCATGTTGCGCTCGTGGGCCTTGTGGTAGACGAGGTTCACGAGCGTGAAGAACAGCGCCGTCATCAGGCCGTGCGCGACCATCTGGAAGACCGATCCCGAGAGCCCGGGCTCGGTCAGCGTCGCCATGCCGAGCATGACGACGCCCATGTGCGACACGGACGAATAGGCGATCAGGTACTTGATGTCGGTCTGCCAGCCGGCGGCGATCGCGCCGTAGACGATGTTGATCGAGGCGACGAGGCCGACGAGCCAGGCCCACTCCTGCCCGGCCTCGGGAAGCAGCTGGAAGCCCAGGCGCAGGACGCCGTAGGCGCCGAGCTTCATGAGCACGCCCGCATGCATCATCGAGCCGGCGGCGGGAGCGGCGGCATGGCCGTCGGGGGACCACGTGTGGAACGGCCAGATGCCCGCGAGCACGCCGAACCCGACGTAGAAGAGCAGGAAGATCCCCGACTGCAGGGCGGGGTCGAGGTCGAGCCCGGCGAGCGCCTGGAAGTCGAACGTCGGCTGCGGGAGGAACTTGCCGCTCTCGACGTAGAGCAGGAACAGGCCGACGAGGATGAACGCCGAGCCGGCGAGGAGGTACAGGGTGAGCTTCATCGCCCCGTATTCCTTCGTGCCGACGCCCACCGCCCGGAAGGCCTTCGAGAACGGCCCCTGCGCGGGGACCTCCATGGAGGAGCCCCAGATGCCGATCAGCACGTACATCGGGAGGACCGCGAGTTCGTAGAACAGGAAGAACAGGAAGAGGTCGAGCGAGACGAACACGCCGAAGACGCCCGTCACGAGCAGCGCCAGGAAGAGGAAATACTCCTTCTCGCGCTCCTTCACCGTCCACGAGGTGGTGATCGCCGTCAGGTAGATGATCGCGGTGAGGGCGACGAGGGCGAGCCCGATCCCGTCCACCCCCAGGCGCAGGTCGATGCCGATCGACGGCAGGACCGGCCAGACCTCGCCGAACTGGAAGCCGCCCGCGGCGACGTCGTAGCCGAGGAACAGCGCGACCGTCGCCGCCACCGGAGGCAGCGCCGAGGCGAGGGCGGTGAGGCGGATCGCGCGCCGGGCGGCCTGCGGCAGGAAGAGGATCGCCGCGGCCCCCGCGAACGGGGAGACGAGCAGGATGGTGAGCAGGTGCGCGCTCATCCCCGCCACCCCATCGCCATGACGGCGAGGAGCAGGAATCCGATCGCGATCGCCATCAGCGCGTCCTGCACCCGTCCGTTGGCGATCACCCGGAGGGCGGTCCCCGCCCGCCAGGTCCCGTGGGTCGCGAGATTGACGACCCCGTCCACGACGTAGCGGTCGAACCAGCCGACGACCCGGGTGAGCCCGAGGTACACCACGCGGTAGCCCCCTTCGATCAGGTCGTCGACGTACCACCGGCGCTCGAGCACGCGCGCGACGGTCGCGAAGCGCACCTTCAGCCCTGCGGGGCTCCATCGGCCGGAGAGGTAGCCGGTGTACGCGAGGGCGATCCCGGACACCGCCGCCAGCGTCCCGCAGGCGGCGATCCACAGGGGCGGGTGCACCTCCGACGCGAGACCGGGGAACGAGATCGAGGCGCCGAGGGTCTCGGGAACGGAGTGCTGGAGGGCGCCGGCGACCAGGGCCAGGACCGCGAGGACCCCCATCGGCGCGGCCATCGCGAGCGGCGCCTCGTGGGCGTGCCCGCCGTCCCGGCGTGCCCCGAAAAACGCCACGAAGAAGGCCCGGAACATGTAGAAGGCGGTGAGGAACGCGGTGAGGAGCAGGACGACGAACGCGATCGGGTGGCCCGACGCGAAGACTCCCGCGAGGATCTCGTCCTTCGAGAAGAACCCGGAGGTGGGCCACACGCCGCACAGGGCGATCGCTCCGGCGAGGAAGACGATGCCGGTGCGCCGCATCGGTTTCCACAGGCCGCCCATCGCGAACAGGTCGTTCGTGTGCGTCGCGTGGATCAGCGCTCCCGCACCGAGGAAGAGCAGGGCCTTGAAGAAGGCGTGGGTGACCAGGTGGAAGTAGGCCGCCGTGGCGGCGCCGGCCCCCACCGCGGCCATCATGTAGCCGAGCTGGCTGACCGTGGAGAAGGCCAGCACCCGCTTGATGTCCCTCTCGACGAGCGCCATCGACGCCGCGATCAGCGCCGTGAACGCGCCGATGCCCAGGACCCACGCGGCGACCTCGGGGGCGGCGGCGAGCAGCGGCGAGACGCGGATCATCAGGTAGACCCCCGCGGCGACCATCGTCGCCGCGTGGATCAGGGCCGAGACCGGGGTCGGGCCCTCCATCGCGTCGGGGAGCCAGATGTGCAGCGGGAACTGCGCGCTCTTCCCCATCGCGCCGACGTACAGCCCGCCGACCCCGAGGGCCAGCGCCGTGCCGGCCAGCGTGCCGGAGGCGGTGCGCTCGAACAGCTCGGAGAAGACGAAGGTCCCACCCGCGTACCAGAGGACGACCACCCCGAACGCGAACCCGACGTCCCCCAGCCGCGTGGTCCAGAAGGCCTTGAGCGCCGCGCGCGCCGCCTCGGGCTTGCGGTACCAGAAGCCGATGAGCAGGTACGACCCGAGCCCCACGAGCTCCCAGAACACGTAGGTCTGCAGGGTGTTGTGCGCGAGGACGAGACCGAGCATCGCGAACGAGAACAGCGAGTGGAAGGCGTAGTACCGACCCAGGGATCCGGGGGTCTCCTCGCGCATGTACTCGAGGGAGTAGACCTGCACGAGCAGGGACACGAGCGCGACCACGGCGATCATCGGCGCCGAGACCCCGTCGAGCAGGATCCCGAAGCGGATCGGGTCGAACTCCTTCATGGGAGCCCACAGCCACTCGACGACGACCGGGGCCTTCGAGGCGTGGAACGAGAAATAGGCCGCGATCGCGGAGACGAGGCTTCCCGTCATGGCGAGGATCGACAGCCACGCGGCGGGCCGGCCCGAGCGCCGCAACGGCGCGATCACCCCCAGCGCCGCGAGGGCGGCGAGCGGGAACGCGAGGCAGAGGATCGCCCAGGTCATCGCTCAGTCCTTCAGCGTCGAGAGGTCGTCGAGGTTCGAGGTCTTCCGCACCCGCTCCGCGAGCAGGAACAGGGCGAGCCCCACGGCCACCTCCGCGACGGTGATCGCGATGCCGAACAACACGAGCACGACGCCGGAGAGCAGGCCTCGCGACCACGCGATCGCGGCGATCGCGAGATTGGCGGCGTTGAACATCAGCTCGATGGACAGCATCACGGCGATGACGTGGCGGCGCGCGAGCACGCCGTACAGGCCGATCGAGAAGACGAGGAAGGCGACGATCAGCAGGTTCGCGAGGGTCACGGCCGCTCCTCCCGCCGGGCGATGACGAGCGCGCCGAACAGCGCCGCGAGCAGGAGCACCGAGAGGAGCTCGAACGGCACGAGGTAGTCGGAGAAGAGCGCGATCCCGGTGCGCGCCCCGTCGTCGAGCCCCCCGACGCCGGGGGCGGGCTGCACCTTCGCGACGAAGCCCAGGGCGGCCCCGAAGACCAAAAGCGCGAGCCCCGCGGCGACGGCGGGCCTCCGGCTCTCGATCGCCGCGTCGGGGCTGCGGGTCACCACGATGGCGAAGACGACGAGCGTGAGCACGCCGCCGGTGTAGAGCAGGATCTGCACCGCGGCGAGCAGGGGCGCCGTCAGGAGCATGTAGAACATCGCCGTCGTCACGAGCGCCCCGGCCAGCGCGTACGCCGCCCGCCAGAGCGTCCGCGCGCGGACGACGCCGAGCGCGAAGGCGACGAGCACGACGGCGAGCGCCCAGAAGAGCAGATCGCTCATGCCGTCTTCCCCCGCTCGGCATCGGTCCATTCGCGAAGCCGCGTCCCGGTCGCGTGGGACTCGAGGTCGGGCTTGCCGTGCAGGCGCCTCCCGTTCTCCAGGAGGCGCTCCTTCGAGAGGAACAACCCCTCGCGGGTGTAGGTCGGAGGGGCCAGCTCGCGGAGCATCACGATCGCGTCGGTCGGGCAGACCTGGACGCACAACTCGCACTGCATGCACGCCTGGAAGTCGAGGGTGAACCTGTCGCAGTAGGTCGCGCCGACGCCGTTCTTGCGCTCCTCGCCCTTGCGGAGCGTGACGGAGAGGATCTGCGAGGGGCAGATGTATTCGCACAGGCGGCAGCCGATGCAGTTCTCCTCGTCGGTCGCCGGGTCGATCGTCAGGGCGAAGGTCCCCGCCCGCCACTGGCGCGGGATCGGCCGCGACTCGAGCGGGTACTGCACGGTGATCGCCTTCCGGAAGAAGTTCCGCGCCGTGGCGCGGAACGCCCGGAAGGTCCCCCCGAGGATCACGCCTAACGAGACCACGGCGCGCTCCGCATCACCCACCACGCCGCCGCGACGAGCGCGACGAGGGCCGTGGGGAACAGGGCCATCCAGTTGAGCTTCAGCGCGTGGTCGATCCGGAAGCGCAGGAGCGTCCAGCGGACCCACAACGTGAGGCAGAACAGGACGATCACCTTGAGGAGGAGCCAGATCCACCCCGGCAGGAACGCGGGGCCCAGGTAGCCGCCGAGGAACACCGTCGCGCCCAGCGCGGCCGAGCCCACCGTGTGTGCGTATTCGCCGGCGTAGAACAGCGCGAACTTGATCCCGGTGTATTCGGTGTTGTACGCGGCGACGAGCTCGGATTCCGCCTCGACGAGGTCGAGAGGCGCCTTGTTGGTCTCGGCGAGCGACGCCACGTACCACACGAGGAAGGCGATCCAGCCGATCCCCGGCCAGAAGGCGAACCAGAGGCCGCGCTGCGCCTCGACGATGTCCCCGAGGTTGAACGACCCCGTCAGCACGGCGGGGACGAGCAGCGCGAGAAGCAGCGGGATCTCGTAGGAGACCACCATCGCGACCGACCGGAGCGCGGAGACGAGGGCGTACTTGTTGTTCGACGCCCACCCCGCCGCGAAGGTCCCGAGGAGGGTCAGCGACCCGAACGCCGCGAACAGGAGCAGGGAATAGGGGTGGTTGGAGATCGCGATCCCCTTCGCCACCGGGACGAACGCGAACCCGAGCAGAGCGGCGACGACGACGACGACCGGGGCGAGGTCGAAGAGCAGACGGTCCGCGGCGCGCGGGACGATGTCCTCCTTGACCAGGAGCTTCGCCACGTCGGCGATCGGCTGGAGCCACCCGTGGGGCCGGCCGACGAAATACGGCCCGATGCGGTTCTGGAAACGGGCGGCGATCTTCCGCTCGATCCAGGTGAAATAGGCGACGCACGTCATGGCGACGGCGAGCACCCCCGCGCAAAGGAGCAGGGCGACGAGCGCGTCGGGCCAGGTGGAGAGGTCGGCGAGCTTCATCGGTCGACGTCTCCCAGGACCGGATCGAGGGAGCCGAGCAGCGCGACGACGTCGGCGATCAGCATCCCGGGCGCGATGTGCGGCACGACCTGGAGGTTGCAGAACGAAGGGGCGTTGATCTTGAGGCGCTGCGGCAGCGCCTTCCCGTCGGAGACGATGTAGAAGCCGAGCTCGCCGCGCGGGGATTCGACCGCGGCGTACGTCTCCCCCGCGGGGATGCGGGCCGCCTTCGGGTTCTTGATGGGCTTGCGGGAGAAAACCGGCCCGGTCGGGAGTCCGTCGAGGATCGCGCGGACGATCCGCAGCGACTGGAGCATCTCCTCCATGCGCACCTCGAACCGCGCCC of Candidatus Polarisedimenticolaceae bacterium contains these proteins:
- a CDS encoding GNAT family N-acetyltransferase, whose translation is MRAPFPFTLRTSLRPGDLGTIVHLHGDLYSREYGFDASFEAYVAGPLSELALRGSSRERLWIAERDGKFLGCVAIVDASDDIAQLRFYLVVPEARGSGIGRRLLEEAVAFARDEGYVSIFLWTVGALEAAAHLYRAAGFVKVEEVPGAPWGVPVVEEKYVLHFAGEEIV
- a CDS encoding type II toxin-antitoxin system Phd/YefM family antitoxin, translated to MKVYTYSDARQQLAAVLDEASKEGEVRIRRRDGSVFAVRPLREAASPLDIPSVKTRLRPGELQEILDEARQAADPYWRRGVAEPRPGRMTPSPRKRVRKPR
- a CDS encoding type II toxin-antitoxin system VapC family toxin, which gives rise to MRIVLDTSAVVAVVLGEPERDAIVRATRGAGLVAPASVPWEVGNALIVAHRRGRIDERQLIDAWALFMEIPIRTVEVSMDAALRIAALTRSYAYDAYMLAAASRAHAPLLTLDHRLRQVAAEVGVEVLEVT
- a CDS encoding DUF2071 domain-containing protein, producing the protein MSTAQEAPVFLTADWRTLVMLNWEIDPELLRARTPRGTTIDLWNGRTFVSVVGFRFLDTRVRSIPIPFHRDFDEVNLRCYVRREGPEGRRRGVVFVKEIVPKAAIAWVARTVYNENYVALPMDHDVVVPGRARYGWSLAGHRYSLSAAFSGEPVLPASGSEEEFITEHYWGYVTQRDGSTVEYRVEHPPWRVWKADAASFEGPVAPLYGAEFETVLSRPPSSAFVAEGSGVVVRGGVSLG
- a CDS encoding DUF2007 domain-containing protein, which encodes MTGESMSGHAAPALLKTFSSRHEADFVAGVLASEGIRAIVFSDDCGSVDPALSFARGVEVYVSEEDLERARQILEDATAGNAAGPGGGDDEAP
- a CDS encoding NADH-quinone oxidoreductase subunit N, with translation MDWGAVVVEAGLTALAIAVLALDLAGGRERSKAPLYWVALIGLCLLLGFSFRLSPGAVFTDAWIQDGFALYLKRIVLATGVLTVLASSAYASARGFERRSGEYLILLLFAMVGACSLASAREYLTLFVAFELLSIPLYALAAIDKTRPESPEGALKIFLFGSVSSAFLVLGLGLIFAAAGTTFWMQAGVLQHPSLFELGLVMLLVGFGFKVAMFPFYLWAPDTYQAAPTPIVAFLSVAPKAAAVVALFRLWLEAFAGRTESWLPTLAVFAGLTMVLGNLLALPQTNLKRLLAYSGVAHVGYVLTALAAGTDFGAGMALFYFVAYLFSNAGAFLAIAAIEAAGIEPTLEGVRGLVRRSPAVAGAFLVFLLSLGGIPFVLGFWGKLYVFLAAGKAGLWWLVFLGAVLAVVALFYYLNVARWMFIEKDEQAEPFTVPAPILAAVMLCVVLVTLGGLWPAVFVEPALKAVQGF
- a CDS encoding NADH-quinone oxidoreductase subunit M, coding for MSAHLLTILLVSPFAGAAAILFLPQAARRAIRLTALASALPPVAATVALFLGYDVAAGGFQFGEVWPVLPSIGIDLRLGVDGIGLALVALTAIIYLTAITTSWTVKEREKEYFLFLALLVTGVFGVFVSLDLFLFFLFYELAVLPMYVLIGIWGSSMEVPAQGPFSKAFRAVGVGTKEYGAMKLTLYLLAGSAFILVGLFLLYVESGKFLPQPTFDFQALAGLDLDPALQSGIFLLFYVGFGVLAGIWPFHTWSPDGHAAAPAAGSMMHAGVLMKLGAYGVLRLGFQLLPEAGQEWAWLVGLVASINIVYGAIAAGWQTDIKYLIAYSSVSHMGVVMLGMATLTEPGLSGSVFQMVAHGLMTALFFTLVNLVYHKAHERNMTKMGGFADAMPGMAAFFVIAGLSSLGLPGLAGFVAEFLVFLGTWTSDHPWWLLPALAGAFITALYVLRAVRVIFYGPKPAHEIHLGDLEGSEWWTPVVLATLLVVLGVWPRLMLDPIHVGVGEILARFGGGL
- the nuoL gene encoding NADH-quinone oxidoreductase subunit L, with protein sequence MTWAILCLAFPLAALAALGVIAPLRRSGRPAAWLSILAMTGSLVSAIAAYFSFHASKAPVVVEWLWAPMKEFDPIRFGILLDGVSAPMIAVVALVSLLVQVYSLEYMREETPGSLGRYYAFHSLFSFAMLGLVLAHNTLQTYVFWELVGLGSYLLIGFWYRKPEAARAALKAFWTTRLGDVGFAFGVVVLWYAGGTFVFSELFERTASGTLAGTALALGVGGLYVGAMGKSAQFPLHIWLPDAMEGPTPVSALIHAATMVAAGVYLMIRVSPLLAAAPEVAAWVLGIGAFTALIAASMALVERDIKRVLAFSTVSQLGYMMAAVGAGAATAAYFHLVTHAFFKALLFLGAGALIHATHTNDLFAMGGLWKPMRRTGIVFLAGAIALCGVWPTSGFFSKDEILAGVFASGHPIAFVVLLLTAFLTAFYMFRAFFVAFFGARRDGGHAHEAPLAMAAPMGVLAVLALVAGALQHSVPETLGASISFPGLASEVHPPLWIAACGTLAAVSGIALAYTGYLSGRWSPAGLKVRFATVARVLERRWYVDDLIEGGYRVVYLGLTRVVGWFDRYVVDGVVNLATHGTWRAGTALRVIANGRVQDALMAIAIGFLLLAVMAMGWRG
- the nuoK gene encoding NADH-quinone oxidoreductase subunit NuoK — its product is MTLANLLIVAFLVFSIGLYGVLARRHVIAVMLSIELMFNAANLAIAAIAWSRGLLSGVVLVLFGIAITVAEVAVGLALFLLAERVRKTSNLDDLSTLKD
- a CDS encoding NADH-quinone oxidoreductase subunit J, with translation MSDLLFWALAVVLVAFALGVVRARTLWRAAYALAGALVTTAMFYMLLTAPLLAAVQILLYTGGVLTLVVFAIVVTRSPDAAIESRRPAVAAGLALLVFGAALGFVAKVQPAPGVGGLDDGARTGIALFSDYLVPFELLSVLLLAALFGALVIARREERP
- a CDS encoding 4Fe-4S dicluster domain-containing protein, which gives rise to MVSLGVILGGTFRAFRATARNFFRKAITVQYPLESRPIPRQWRAGTFALTIDPATDEENCIGCRLCEYICPSQILSVTLRKGEERKNGVGATYCDRFTLDFQACMQCELCVQVCPTDAIVMLRELAPPTYTREGLFLSKERLLENGRRLHGKPDLESHATGTRLREWTDAERGKTA
- the nuoH gene encoding NADH-quinone oxidoreductase subunit NuoH, which translates into the protein MKLADLSTWPDALVALLLCAGVLAVAMTCVAYFTWIERKIAARFQNRIGPYFVGRPHGWLQPIADVAKLLVKEDIVPRAADRLLFDLAPVVVVVAALLGFAFVPVAKGIAISNHPYSLLLFAAFGSLTLLGTFAAGWASNNKYALVSALRSVAMVVSYEIPLLLALLVPAVLTGSFNLGDIVEAQRGLWFAFWPGIGWIAFLVWYVASLAETNKAPLDLVEAESELVAAYNTEYTGIKFALFYAGEYAHTVGSAALGATVFLGGYLGPAFLPGWIWLLLKVIVLFCLTLWVRWTLLRFRIDHALKLNWMALFPTALVALVAAAWWVMRSAPWSR